One region of Mangifera indica cultivar Alphonso chromosome 3, CATAS_Mindica_2.1, whole genome shotgun sequence genomic DNA includes:
- the LOC123210474 gene encoding classical arabinogalactan protein 7-like, which produces MAHSRAMLLLMFSLALLASSAMAQAPGPSPPPSISLPPTPTPIATPPTAAAPSPSVSPPPSLTPTPTPTSTPPPALTPTLTPPESSPPPAPSPNAATPSAPPPPPPPPAPAPGSTSPAPNPGSGVSVRGNIMALLAFIGGVALVLFV; this is translated from the coding sequence ATGGCTCACTCACGTGCCATGCTCCTATTGATGTTCTCTCTCGCTCTTCTAGCATCCTCAGCCATGGCTCAAGCCCCAGGTCCATCACCACCACCTTCAATCTCACTGCCTCCAACTCCAACTCCAATCGCCACTCCACCTACCGCAGCTGCACCTTCACCTTCAGTTTCCCCACCTCCTTCGCTGACCCCAACACCGACCCCAACGAGTACTCCGCCACCAGCTTTGACCCCAACATTGACCCCCCCAGAGAGTAGTCCACCACCGGCTCCATCTCCAAACGCAGCAACGCCATCAgctccacctccacctccacctccaccagCGCCAGCACCAGGTTCCACAAGTCCCGCACCGAATCCTGGTTCTGGAGTTTCTGTTCGTGGAAATATCATGGCCTTGTTGGCATTTATTGGAGGAGTAGCTTTAGTACTCTTTGTTTAG